A window of the Lactobacillus gasseri ATCC 33323 = JCM 1131 genome harbors these coding sequences:
- the recN gene encoding DNA repair protein RecN — protein MLVELDIKNFAIIKTLKVRFQEKMTVLIGETGAGKSIIIDAVSLLLGSRAQSEMIRSGEEKAVITGLFVLSEQKELIEKLYEKYGLPFEDDQLIISRELTHKGRNVVRINGQLTTINVLREIGKNLVDIHGQNDQQILMDPERQIDLIDNYAKPEFKDELQDYAADFETWRHLTSQLRKLREDAQEIAQKQDILEFQNNELESADLTDPDEDEKLEEEFNELNNYQKIADTANYFIQLYDDDEHGLATLLGDAQNAAEDLSNYGKKFENFATSFNDGVYSLNDARSELSSLMDQMDFDEERYQYVSNRLDTLNTLKKKYGPTLEDVFKFAQKVKSELGEFETGDLDEEKIQKELADVEKRLSKKAKRLHKQREQIARELEEKIKKELADLYMEKARFSIRINETNSFTKLGTDQVIFMIAPNPGESLMPLVKIVSGGEQSRLILALKAIFSRVEPVGTMIFDEIDTGVSGRVSAAIGKKMHAIGQEKQVITITHSPQVAAAGDQRYSVVKQVKDGATYTQVGPLTQEEAITAIAQMMAGSDVTDAAKRNAADLMESFKK, from the coding sequence ATGTTAGTTGAATTAGATATTAAAAATTTTGCAATTATTAAGACTCTTAAAGTTCGTTTTCAAGAAAAAATGACTGTCTTGATTGGAGAAACAGGTGCAGGAAAGTCGATTATTATTGATGCAGTGTCTCTCCTATTAGGAAGTCGAGCACAAAGTGAGATGATTCGCTCTGGTGAAGAAAAAGCGGTAATCACGGGCTTATTTGTGCTGAGTGAACAAAAAGAGTTAATTGAAAAATTATATGAAAAGTATGGTCTTCCATTTGAAGATGATCAATTGATAATTAGTCGAGAACTAACGCATAAGGGAAGAAATGTAGTTAGAATTAATGGTCAGCTAACAACAATTAATGTACTACGTGAAATCGGTAAAAATTTAGTTGATATTCATGGTCAAAATGATCAACAAATCTTAATGGATCCAGAACGGCAAATTGACTTGATTGATAATTATGCTAAACCTGAGTTTAAAGACGAGTTGCAAGATTATGCAGCTGATTTTGAAACATGGCGTCATCTTACTTCGCAATTGCGTAAATTAAGAGAAGATGCGCAAGAAATTGCTCAGAAACAAGATATTTTAGAATTTCAAAATAATGAGCTTGAGAGTGCCGATTTAACTGATCCAGATGAGGATGAAAAGTTAGAAGAAGAATTTAATGAATTAAATAATTATCAAAAAATTGCTGATACAGCTAATTATTTTATACAATTATATGACGATGATGAGCATGGATTAGCTACTTTACTTGGGGATGCACAAAATGCAGCAGAAGATCTAAGTAATTATGGTAAAAAATTTGAAAATTTTGCTACTAGTTTTAATGATGGCGTTTATTCATTAAACGACGCTCGTAGTGAATTATCTTCTCTAATGGATCAGATGGATTTTGACGAAGAGCGATATCAGTATGTTTCTAACCGTTTAGATACTCTGAATACTCTTAAAAAGAAATATGGACCAACTTTAGAAGATGTTTTTAAATTTGCCCAAAAAGTTAAGAGCGAACTTGGTGAATTTGAAACTGGAGATTTGGACGAAGAAAAAATTCAAAAAGAATTAGCTGATGTTGAGAAGAGACTCAGCAAGAAGGCTAAAAGACTACATAAGCAAAGAGAACAAATTGCTCGCGAGCTAGAAGAAAAGATAAAAAAAGAATTAGCTGATCTTTACATGGAAAAAGCTCGTTTTTCTATTCGAATTAATGAAACCAATTCTTTTACAAAATTAGGAACAGATCAAGTAATTTTTATGATTGCGCCAAACCCTGGTGAGTCTTTAATGCCTTTAGTCAAGATTGTGTCTGGTGGGGAGCAGTCTCGTTTAATTTTAGCTTTGAAAGCGATCTTTAGTCGTGTAGAGCCGGTTGGAACAATGATTTTTGATGAAATTGATACTGGTGTTTCTGGACGTGTTTCAGCAGCTATTGGTAAAAAAATGCATGCAATTGGTCAAGAAAAACAAGTTATTACGATAACTCATTCACCCCAAGTTGCTGCTGCTGGTGATCAACGCTACTCAGTTGTAAAACAAGTTAAAGATGGAGCAACTTATACTCAAGTTGGTCCGCTTACTCAAGAAGAAGCAATTACGGCAATTGCTCAAATGATGGCTGGTTCTGATGTAACCGATGCGGCTAAAAGAAATGCTGCTGATTTGATGGAAAGTTTTAAGAAATAA